One genomic segment of Deltaproteobacteria bacterium CG11_big_fil_rev_8_21_14_0_20_42_23 includes these proteins:
- the rpsF gene encoding 30S ribosomal protein S6 → MTREYETVVIYHPSQTEVQVAGMNDKLSKIIQKNGGHLFFARNMGRRKLAYPIQNEKLGIYFCFDYAAAGKTVSELERAMKLDESVIRFLTVTKSETVDIEARKAEVEARGEGKPVVAEERPAAPAQSPAPTADKAS, encoded by the coding sequence ATGACGAGAGAATATGAAACGGTTGTGATTTATCACCCCTCTCAAACCGAAGTGCAAGTTGCAGGAATGAATGACAAGCTAAGCAAGATCATTCAAAAAAATGGAGGCCATCTTTTCTTTGCTCGTAATATGGGAAGAAGAAAGCTCGCTTATCCAATCCAAAACGAAAAACTAGGCATCTACTTTTGTTTCGATTACGCAGCTGCAGGAAAAACAGTTTCTGAACTTGAGCGCGCGATGAAATTGGACGAATCTGTAATTCGATTTCTCACCGTTACCAAAAGTGAAACGGTAGACATCGAAGCAAGAAAAGCAGAAGTTGAAGCAAGAGGCGAAGGAAAACCAGTTGTAGCTGAAGAAAGACCGGCAGCACCAGCTCAATCTCCAGCGCCAACAGCAGATAAAGCATCGTAA